The genomic DNA CAGCTAAGCTAACGGCCCTGATAAAAAAATGGAGCGGGAGACGGGACTCGAACCCGCGACGTCAACCTTGGCAAGGTTGCACTCTACCAACTGAGTTACTCCCGCAACTTTTTGCATCAATAATTTTATCAAAAAACAAACACCAATTCAAACTTGATTATTACAAATAAAATAATCTTCTAACCAGATATCTTAGAGATATTACCTAACAGATAGATAATTATCTTCAACTTTTGGTATATTACATTTCTAAAAATCGGAATTTAAACAATAAAGGAGATATGCCCATGAGTTTCCCAATTAATGTAGAGAAATACAAACCTATTGCTGTGAACCCGTTTCATCAAGAGTTTACAAAAGAACAATTAGAACAGTTGAAAACAAACATTCAAGTTGTTCGTGATTCCATCATTTTCTTTACCGCTGTTGCAGGAATCCGTGGTCTGGGGGGGCATACCGGTGGAGCATATAGTATCGTTCCTGAAGTATTAGTTCTGGATAGTTTTATGAAAGGTTCTGAAAAAATTTATCCCGTTTATTTTGATGAAGCAGGGCACCGTGTGGCTATTCAATATGCAATGTCTGCTTTCAACGGAATTATCCCATTTGACTATTTATTACATTATCGTGAGGCTAATTATGGACTTTATGGACATCCGGAAATTGAGCATGAATTAGGGATAAAATTTGCATCCGGTCGTTTAGGGCATTTATGGTCTTTTGTTAATGGTGTAGCATTAGCCAATCCAGATAAGGTTGTTTTTATGTTAGGTTCTGACGGTTCCCAGCAGGAAGGTGATGATGCAGAATCTGCACGACTCGCTGTTGCTCAGAAAATAAATGTTAAATTGTGTATTGATGATAACAATGTAACAATCTCGGGTCATCCTTCCCAGTATCTACCAGGCTATGACATTGGGAAAACGCTATCTGGACACGGCTTAAATGTGGATGTCGGCGAAGGTGAAAATCTGGAAAGTCTGGTGCAACGTATGATTAAAGCAGTGCGACAAGAAGGTCCTGTGGCTCTGATTAACAAACGAGTAATGGCACCGGGCGTTCCCGGGATTGAAGGGAACCATTCAGGACATGATGTTATCGGAAAAGACAACGCTATTGCTTACTTTGAAAAACGCGGTATGCCTGAAGTTATTGAATTCTTAAACAAAGTTGAAAAAATTTCTGTAAGCAGAACTTATCGGGGGTGTTCTAAGGAACAGGGAAGTAATCGAACGGAATTTGGAAATATTGTTAAGGATTATTTAACAGCACATCCCGAAGAAAAGAGCGAACGAAAAATTTTAGTTATTGATTCCGACCTCGAAGGTTCCACCGGATTAAAAGCCATCCGTGTAGCACATCCGGATATATTCATAAATGGTGGCGTTCAGGAACGCGGGAATTTCTCTGCTTCTGCAGGTTTCGGGTTTGAAAAAGGCAAGCAGGGAATATTTAGCACCTTCTCTGCCTTTTTAGAAATGATTCTTTCTGAACTAACCATGGCACGGTTAAATAAAGCCAATGCCATTTGTCATTTTTCCCATGCCGGGGTTGATGATATCGCTGATAATACCTGTCATTATGGAATTAATATTTTCTTCGCCGATAATGGTCTCCCGGAAGGTGATAATACACGGCTTTACTTCCCGGCAGATGCTCTACAACTTAAAGCAGTCGTTCATCGTATCTGGAAAGATGAGGGCATTCGGTTTATTTTTACCACCCGCAGTAAAGTTCCGTTTATTTGCAAAGAAGATGGCACGAAGTTCTATGAAGGCAATTATCAATTTGTTCCCGGAAAAGATGAAATTATCCGAAAAGGTACCGCCGGATATGTAATATCTTATGGAGAAATGCTACACCGTGCATTAGATGCTGTGGAACAAGCACGAGAACAGGGATTGGATGTAGGTCTCATCAATAAACCGACACTTAATGTAGTAGATGAAGATATGATGACCGTTTTAGGAAAAGCCCCATTCGTTTTAGTGGTCGAGGCACAAAACATCAAAACAGGCTTGGGCAGTCGTTTTGGCAGTTGGCTACTTCAAAGGCAATATGCTCCTAAATTTGATTATATGGGTGTTAGTAAACCCGGAAAAGGCGGACTATCTGAACATATTACCTATCAAGGATTAGACCCTGAACATATCCTCGAAAGGATAAAACAACTCGCAGGTTAAGATAGGGAACATATTAAACAAATCCCGTTTTAGATATTTGTTCTATATATAAAAGAATCCCCGATTACTTTGCGTAATCGGGGACTTGCGAGGGTTTTGAACAGAAACGAAAGGAAGAGGAGAGGGCTATATAATATTTTGTGAAGCCAATATAACGCCTACGACACGGGCAACCGCACCGTTAACAGGTTGTTCGCCATTTTCCTGATACCGCATGAAACTCACATGTCCATCCATGTAAAGCACATTAGAACCGCCGGGAATGTGGTTGTAGGCTCCTGGGTCTATGGCAATGGTATCCGCCATTATCCAGGTTTCGCTCTGGGCTTTAGACGAAGCGGCAGGATTGTTAATATCCGTGATTAAGAAGCGTTCAATACCTTCACGGAGTCTGTAAATTGTGGATTGTCTGCCATTGCCTAACCCTAAAGGCACAGAAATATCCTCATCCGCTTTTTTTACAGCCTCATTAGGATTGGAAAGATAGGCTCCCAATAGAGTTAACATTGCTTCCACAAGTTGCGAAGGACCATTGCCTGATATTCCTGTTGCACCAACAAGGGTGGCTAATGCAGTAATATCCACCAGCGGGTCACTTCCGTCTGCATTGCAAAGGTCAAGCACATATCCTACATAGTTATAACTGGAATCAATGATAGACATTCCGCGAACCGCATCATCACAAGGAATGTTCACATCGGGAACATCTCCCAATCCTGCTGCCTGGGCTGCAGGATTATATTGAAGCCCCGGTTTCTCCGCAGAATCAGAAGGACAGAAGATGATGTTTAAATCCGTTAAGTATTCCGGATAAAGCACCGCGGGATTGGGACCTGCTGCAACAAGACCAGCGTTAGCAGTTGGAGTATAGGGATAAACATTACAATCTACCCTTTGTGCTGCAGTAATGCAAATAGGCGGAAATCTTTCACCTTTCGCTTCATTGCTGTACATTTTGAAGACCAGACCCCATTGTTTGAGGTTGTTCTGGCAACTGCTCCTGCGCGCTGCTTCCCTCGCACGAGCTAGCGCCGGCAACAAAATTGCCGCAAGGATACCGATGATAGCGATGACGACAAGCAGTTCGATGAGTGTGAAACCTTTTTTACGCATAATAGAACTCCTTCTTGGGTTCGCCCTGAAAACCCTTTTAGTTTAATTTATCCTTATTCATGCAGGGCTCATGAATAAAACTATTAAATTGTAAATACGATTATATTATAATTAATATTTTTTTGTTTGTCAAGATAAATTTTTAATTATTTAAATAATATTTCCAAATTAAAAACTAAATTTTTGTTTCGTTATTATTTTATTAATAGGAATATTATGTTATTAAAGACATTAATATTTATATGTATATAATTATATAAAAATATTATATTAAAGTTATTTATTTACAATATTATGATAAAAAGTTGTGTTTATAACTCCTAAAAATATTTTGCCTTGCCTGTTCCATATAAAGCGGGATAAAAACATTTCTTCAAATATATCAAAGATTTAAGTGCTTTTCAGGGCAAAATTCTTTCTATATTTTTAGAGATATTCCACAAAATAGGATAGGAGGTTTTGTTAATGGAATGTGTTTTTTATTCTATTGAGAAAGGGGAAAAATGGCTTACTCCATTTGAAAAACGGCAGTGGCGTGAGAAATATAAAGCATTGCAAATGTGGTTTGAAAATAAAGGGATTGAAATATCTCCCTGGCTGCAGATGCGTTTGAGAGAACTGCTTATACTTACCTTTTTTATACAGAGATTGGAACAGGAATTATTATTCTCCACTCCTTTGCCTGAGAAGAAAAATGAAGGTATGGAATCTTCCAAAAAAATGGAAAGAATAAATTCTTCTGCACAATGTTATGAGGTGTTATGCAAATATATGGAACGGCAACGAAAATTGGTGCAGGAGTTTGAGGGAATTAAGCCAATGGAAACAAAAACATCCTCTATGAGTATTGCAGAACTTGTGCAGGATTTGGTGTGTTGTGCCCATGAATTGGAGAAAGGAAACAATGGAACTATACAAAAGAATCTTTCCGAAGAAAATAAAAATGAAACCCTTGTAAATCAAGATAATTAATCATTAATAAAATTTGATAGAATTATAGAGAAGATGTTTGAACTTAAAAAACAATGCATAAGGAATATTGAAAATATGCTTCGACGATATTTGTTAATAACGATAACAGTATTTTTAATCTTTTCTGCGGGTTGTGCTACAACTTCAACACGGTTTAAGCCTCAGGTAGGTTCTCGTTCTGAAATATTAACTTTAGAAACACGCGGGTATTGTCCCTGTGGTAAATGCTGCAATTGGAAAAGGAATTGGTATTTTCGTCCTGTTGTTGCCCATGGACCGAATAAGGGAAAGCCCAAAAAAGTAGGTATGACTGCCAGTGGTGTTAAAGCAACAAGAGGAACCATTTCAGCCGATACAAGTCGCTTCCCTTTCGGGACGATTATGTATATTCCAGACTATGGTTATGGTCGGGTGGAAGACCGAGGTGGTTCTATCAAAGGGGATAGCATTGACCTGTTTTTTAAGAAGCATAAAGAAGCAATGCGTTGGGGAAAACGAACCAAAAAGGTAAAAGTGTGGTATCCTCCGGGCAAATGATAATTTCTCTTTAATTAGTTTTTATTAATTATACGGGGTTAGGGTAGTGTCAGTTTCAAGGGAAACATTATTTCGTTTGCTTCAACGACGAGAGCTGTTTGCTTATCGTTTTTTCCGCAGTGCCGACGGTATGCCGTGGCGGGTGCGTGATTATCAACGCAATTCTTTAGAATCTCAAGCCTTGCGAAAAGTGCATTGTGATGGAAGGGATGTAGGGAAAACGACAGAAATAGAAATTATTGCTTGCTGGGCTATGGTAAATTGTCCCGGTAAATCTATGTTAATAGCGACACAATGTGAGAACCACTTGTTCCCGATAATGAATCGGTTAGTGCGTCGTTTTGAGACCACCCCGGAGTTTTCTGGAGGTATTGCAGAATTACGGCGTTCACCTTCTTACTTCATACGGTTTGTGAATGGTTTTACTTTATGGGGACGGATTGCAGGACCTCGTGGGATAAACTTTCAGGGAATGCATGTGGACTGGCAGATTGTAGATGAAGCACAGGAAATGACAGAAACGAGTTGGGGCGAATTATACCAATCCCTGAACGGTGGTGGAAGACGATGGGTATATGGTGTTCCCAATGGGCTTCGAAATACCTTTTATCGTATGACTTTCTTGCCAGATACAGAACAATATCATTGGCCTAGTTATCTCAATCCGGATTTCACTTCGGAAAAAGATGATGAGTTGGTGTTATTGTATGGAAGGCGTGATAGCCCAGGATATATACATCGTGTTTTAGGATTGCATGGTGAACCAATGAATGCCGTGTTTAATCTAGATGATTATTTACTGTGCGTTGATGAAAGTTTACCTGCGAATGAAATTCGACTTAAAGGGTCAAGGACACACTGGGATTTTCCAGAACCTCCACAAAAGGGAATGTATTATTTAGGCTGCGATTTGGGTTTTTCCCACGACCCTTCAGAATTTATCGTTTATAAAAACGAACCACCCTATTTGATTTGTGTGCTTCGTATGCATTTGGAGAATGTCAATTATGCGCAACAACAAGCTGTGATACAGGAATTGGATAATCATTATCATTTTTGTAAAATAGGAATTGACTGCGGGAATAGTGGTAGAGCCGTTGCTCATCAATTAATGGCCATAGGTAGAGACTGGGAACAACGAGTTTGTGCGTTTGAATTTGGCGGAATGATAGAAACAGGACAGTTATCCAATGGCACTATTCAGAAACGGCGAACGAAAGAATGGATGACGGAACTGCTACAAAGGCGTCTGGCAGAACATACGATTCTATTTCCCAAAAGTGCAGAACGCGAACAGCAATATGCAAATCATACCTACTTACTAAATGCTCAGGGACAATATGTTTATTCGAAAGGAAATGACCATATTATCGATGCAGACCGCTGTGCTTTGTTAGCGTGGTATATGGACACCCATGAAAAAGTAATTCCAACGATGAAAGTAAAGCCCAGAATTCAGGTGTTTTGAAAATGAAACCGGTTAGATAAAGTTAATGTTCGTTTAGTTAAGCGAAGAAAAATAGGCTTCCAGTTTATCGGCCAGGTCCACGCGTAAGGTTGCTATTTTCAAATCATTCAAATTAAGGTATTGCGTAGAAGGGTGTTGAAGAAAAACAATATTTTCGGACCAGGGAAAGAAATTATAACCTTCTCGTGAAACAATTAGATTGGATAGACAAAGGATATGCGTTTGTGTTCGCAATTCTTCCATAGGTGTTAGAGATGGGTCATGATGAGAAAAAGATAAAACGGCAAACTCATCTGGAATATCCCACTTCTGTAAGATAAAAAGACTTACCAATGGATGAAATTGCATTAACACCTCTTGAGTTAACTGGGGGCTGGCAATAAGTTGTGAAAAAGCGGGGGAATTCACTTCATTTAATATTTGAAGCAGGACAATATGCCCCACATCGTGAAGCAATCCAGCAAGAAACATCACTTCGGGATGGGGTTCTGCAACGATAAGTGCTAATTCATACGAAGCGTGAGCCGTTGCAATAGAATGCCTCCACAATCTCTGAAACTCTTCGCTTAACTTCGGATTAGGGGATTGAAATACCTTCTGGCTTACATAAACCTGTGCCATATTTG from Candidatus Hydrogenedens sp. includes the following:
- a CDS encoding transketolase C-terminal domain-containing protein produces the protein MPMSFPINVEKYKPIAVNPFHQEFTKEQLEQLKTNIQVVRDSIIFFTAVAGIRGLGGHTGGAYSIVPEVLVLDSFMKGSEKIYPVYFDEAGHRVAIQYAMSAFNGIIPFDYLLHYREANYGLYGHPEIEHELGIKFASGRLGHLWSFVNGVALANPDKVVFMLGSDGSQQEGDDAESARLAVAQKINVKLCIDDNNVTISGHPSQYLPGYDIGKTLSGHGLNVDVGEGENLESLVQRMIKAVRQEGPVALINKRVMAPGVPGIEGNHSGHDVIGKDNAIAYFEKRGMPEVIEFLNKVEKISVSRTYRGCSKEQGSNRTEFGNIVKDYLTAHPEEKSERKILVIDSDLEGSTGLKAIRVAHPDIFINGGVQERGNFSASAGFGFEKGKQGIFSTFSAFLEMILSELTMARLNKANAICHFSHAGVDDIADNTCHYGINIFFADNGLPEGDNTRLYFPADALQLKAVVHRIWKDEGIRFIFTTRSKVPFICKEDGTKFYEGNYQFVPGKDEIIRKGTAGYVISYGEMLHRALDAVEQAREQGLDVGLINKPTLNVVDEDMMTVLGKAPFVLVVEAQNIKTGLGSRFGSWLLQRQYAPKFDYMGVSKPGKGGLSEHITYQGLDPEHILERIKQLAG
- a CDS encoding DUF1559 domain-containing protein translates to MRKKGFTLIELLVVIAIIGILAAILLPALARAREAARRSSCQNNLKQWGLVFKMYSNEAKGERFPPICITAAQRVDCNVYPYTPTANAGLVAAGPNPAVLYPEYLTDLNIIFCPSDSAEKPGLQYNPAAQAAGLGDVPDVNIPCDDAVRGMSIIDSSYNYVGYVLDLCNADGSDPLVDITALATLVGATGISGNGPSQLVEAMLTLLGAYLSNPNEAVKKADEDISVPLGLGNGRQSTIYRLREGIERFLITDINNPAASSKAQSETWIMADTIAIDPGAYNHIPGGSNVLYMDGHVSFMRYQENGEQPVNGAVARVVGVILASQNII
- a CDS encoding 3D domain-containing protein — translated: MLRRYLLITITVFLIFSAGCATTSTRFKPQVGSRSEILTLETRGYCPCGKCCNWKRNWYFRPVVAHGPNKGKPKKVGMTASGVKATRGTISADTSRFPFGTIMYIPDYGYGRVEDRGGSIKGDSIDLFFKKHKEAMRWGKRTKKVKVWYPPGK
- a CDS encoding HDOD domain-containing protein, encoding MNATCPFCQTVISPPQKMRKWFLWICKVCNNPLWIQTQGTKNLVQPFSNYTDIRSVLQPDSIGAKIFEHLPKYIEKIPVIPRVGQQLLNTIQKPDVSFTELVAIIQEDPSLSMAILKMANSAYYAGLQEVKDLLTACSRLGLQTLTNMAQVYVSQKVFQSPNPKLSEEFQRLWRHSIATAHASYELALIVAEPHPEVMFLAGLLHDVGHIVLLQILNEVNSPAFSQLIASPQLTQEVLMQFHPLVSLFILQKWDIPDEFAVLSFSHHDPSLTPMEELRTQTHILCLSNLIVSREGYNFFPWSENIVFLQHPSTQYLNLNDLKIATLRVDLADKLEAYFSSLN